A window of Oncorhynchus masou masou isolate Uvic2021 unplaced genomic scaffold, UVic_Omas_1.1 unplaced_scaffold_2250, whole genome shotgun sequence contains these coding sequences:
- the LOC135539318 gene encoding transmembrane protein 14C-like isoform X2, with protein sequence MTDWVGYGYAALIASGGVMGYVKARSVPSLAAGLLFGSLAGVGAYQISQDPTNIWVSLVTSGALAGVMGKRFYGSRKMMPAGMMAAASLLMVGRLGVGMLLQKPQES encoded by the exons ATGACTGATTGGGTTGGATATGGGTATGCAGCACTCATTGCATCCGGAGGAGTGATGGGCTATGTCAAAGCAC GCAGTGTCCCCTCCTTGGCGGCAGGTCTTCTCTTCGGCAGCTTAGCTGGGGTTGGTGCCTACCAGATATCGCAAGATCCTACAAATATTTGGGTGTCTCTAG TCACATCAGGAGCCCTGGCAGGTGTGATGGGAAAGAGATTCTATGGTTCCAGGAAGATGATGCCTGCTGGAATGATGGCAGCAGCAAG TCTACTTATGGTGGGGAGGCTGGGTGTTGGAATGCTGCTGCAGAAGCCCCAGGAGTCATAA